In one Streptomyces marincola genomic region, the following are encoded:
- a CDS encoding MFS transporter, giving the protein MNTLPRARAGSPADRRMPALAFLSLLQFLIALDVTVVNVALPSIGAQFDAPTASLSWVVTGYTLVGGGLLLLGGRITDLLGRRRMFLLGAAVFALASLTAGLAPNLPTLVAARFAQGAGEALASPAAMSLIALLFPGPAERAKALGIWGAISSGGLVAGVLLSGVITELLHWRWIFGINVPLVALVLLATPRLLPADGRRERAGRLDLPGAALLTAGPLALVYGVVESSPAVVVAGVLLLAAFVAVEARTRNPLVPLAFFRHRVRAVANAVTVLLSAALSTSFFLLTLYMQDMLGMGPLQAGLAFLPFCAALFLAISQVSRLIGALGPKYTALVGLACTAAGLAWLARLPDEGTYVVDVLPGMAGIAAGMGIGLIALQNAALHGVTEDDAGTAAGVQRSVDQLGGALGLAVLVGVAAGAGGVDGFRTAFLSALVGVGVAAAGLLLAAPGRTEHTEVKA; this is encoded by the coding sequence GTGAACACCCTTCCCCGGGCGCGAGCCGGCTCACCCGCCGACCGCCGGATGCCGGCCCTCGCGTTCCTCTCCCTCCTCCAGTTCCTCATCGCGCTCGACGTCACCGTCGTCAACGTGGCGCTGCCGTCCATCGGCGCGCAGTTCGACGCCCCGACGGCCTCCCTGTCCTGGGTCGTCACCGGCTACACCCTGGTCGGCGGCGGACTGCTGCTGCTCGGCGGCCGGATCACCGACCTCCTCGGCCGACGCAGGATGTTCCTGCTCGGCGCCGCCGTGTTCGCGCTCGCCTCGCTCACCGCCGGGCTCGCGCCCAACCTGCCGACGCTCGTCGCCGCCCGCTTCGCCCAGGGGGCCGGTGAGGCGCTGGCGTCGCCCGCGGCGATGTCGCTGATCGCGCTCCTCTTCCCCGGGCCCGCGGAACGCGCCAAGGCGCTCGGCATCTGGGGCGCCATCTCCTCCGGCGGGCTCGTGGCCGGGGTGCTGCTGTCCGGCGTCATCACCGAACTGCTGCACTGGCGCTGGATCTTCGGCATCAACGTCCCGCTCGTCGCCCTGGTGCTCCTGGCCACCCCGCGCCTGCTGCCCGCCGACGGGCGGCGCGAGCGGGCCGGGCGCCTCGACCTGCCGGGCGCGGCGCTGCTGACGGCGGGCCCGCTCGCCCTCGTCTACGGGGTGGTGGAGTCCTCGCCCGCCGTCGTGGTGGCGGGCGTGCTCCTGCTCGCCGCCTTCGTGGCCGTTGAGGCGCGCACGCGGAACCCGCTCGTTCCGCTCGCGTTCTTCCGCCACCGCGTCCGCGCCGTGGCCAACGCCGTGACGGTGCTGCTGAGCGCGGCGCTCTCCACCTCGTTCTTCCTCCTCACGCTGTACATGCAGGACATGCTCGGGATGGGTCCGCTCCAGGCGGGGCTCGCGTTCCTGCCGTTCTGCGCGGCCCTGTTCCTCGCCATCTCGCAGGTGTCGCGGCTCATCGGCGCCCTCGGCCCGAAGTACACCGCGCTGGTGGGCCTGGCGTGCACCGCCGCCGGCCTCGCCTGGCTGGCGCGCCTGCCGGACGAGGGCACGTACGTCGTCGACGTGCTGCCGGGCATGGCGGGCATCGCGGCCGGCATGGGCATCGGCCTGATCGCCCTCCAGAACGCCGCGCTGCACGGCGTCACCGAGGACGACGCGGGAACGGCGGCGGGCGTCCAGCGCTCGGTCGACCAGCTGGGCGGCGCCCTGGGACTCGCGGTGCTGGTGGGCGTGGCCGCCGGCGCCGGCGGCGTCGACGGCTTCCGCACCGCCTTCCTCTCCGCGCTGGTCGGCGTGGGGGTGGCGGCGGCGGGCCTGCTGCTCGCGGCGCCGGGCAGAACCGAGCACACCGAGGTCAAAGCCTGA
- the rsgA gene encoding ribosome small subunit-dependent GTPase A has translation MSPSSSSSPSSRTPSYSLADYGWDEARERAFAPHRAAGLLPARIVRAERGLCEAVTDTGAVRAAVPGGAADRADPRAAPCTGDWVALRPAGAEPMPTLHAVLERRTALVRSSASRSSHGQVLAANVDTVAVTVSLAAPLKHARTERMLALAWESGARPVVVLTKADACDDPERAAAEVAEVAPGADVLVTSAVTGQGVDTLTSALTGTVVLLGPSGAGKSTLGNQLLGEELLATGAVRETDGRGRHTTAWRELLPLPGGGVLLDAPGLRAIGLHDAADGLERTFADVERLAEHCRFADCAHSSEPGCAVLAAVESGELPGRRLDSYRKLLRENAHAASRTDARLRSSREAANKRITRQLRATYRFRERQ, from the coding sequence TTGTCTCCGTCTTCCTCTTCATCTCCCTCTTCCCGAACCCCGTCGTACTCCCTCGCGGACTACGGCTGGGACGAGGCGCGCGAGCGCGCCTTCGCACCCCACCGCGCCGCCGGGCTGCTCCCGGCCCGGATCGTGCGGGCGGAACGCGGCCTGTGCGAGGCCGTCACCGACACCGGCGCCGTCCGGGCGGCGGTCCCCGGCGGCGCCGCCGACCGGGCCGACCCGCGGGCGGCGCCCTGCACGGGCGACTGGGTCGCCCTGCGCCCGGCCGGCGCGGAGCCGATGCCGACGCTGCACGCGGTGCTGGAACGGCGCACCGCCCTGGTGCGCTCCAGCGCCTCCCGTTCCTCGCACGGCCAGGTCCTGGCCGCGAACGTCGACACCGTCGCGGTCACCGTGTCGCTGGCCGCGCCGCTCAAGCACGCGCGCACGGAACGCATGCTCGCGCTCGCGTGGGAGAGCGGCGCGCGGCCGGTCGTGGTGCTCACCAAGGCCGACGCGTGCGACGACCCCGAACGGGCCGCGGCCGAGGTGGCCGAGGTGGCGCCCGGCGCGGACGTGCTGGTCACCAGCGCCGTGACCGGGCAGGGCGTGGACACGCTCACCTCCGCGCTGACCGGCACGGTCGTGCTGCTCGGCCCTTCGGGGGCGGGCAAGTCCACGCTCGGCAACCAGCTGCTGGGCGAGGAGCTGCTGGCGACCGGCGCCGTTCGCGAGACGGACGGCAGGGGCCGGCACACCACCGCGTGGCGGGAACTGCTCCCGCTGCCCGGCGGCGGCGTCCTGCTGGACGCGCCGGGCCTGCGCGCGATCGGTCTGCACGACGCCGCGGACGGCCTTGAGCGGACCTTCGCCGACGTCGAACGCCTCGCGGAGCACTGCCGGTTCGCCGACTGCGCGCACAGCAGCGAACCGGGCTGCGCGGTCCTGGCCGCCGTCGAATCGGGCGAGCTGCCCGGGCGCCGCCTGGACAGCTACCGCAAGCTGCTGCGGGAGAACGCCCACGCGGCCTCGCGCACCGACGCGCGGCTGCGGTCGAGCCGCGAGGCCGCGAACAAGAGGATCACGCGGCAGCTGCGCGCCACCTACCGGTTCCGGGAGCGCCAGTGA
- a CDS encoding GNAT family N-acetyltransferase produces the protein MTTWTTRPETPEDAAAIRDVLLAAFPTPQEAGIVDALRADPEAWIDGLSLVATAPDGAVVGQALLTRCHVDGGPALALAPCAVLPAVQRSGAGSAAVRAALDAAGARGENLVLVLGHPAYYPRFGFTPASGFGIRAPFEVPDEAMMALALDESRPVPAGTIRYPAAFGV, from the coding sequence GTGACCACCTGGACCACCCGTCCCGAGACCCCCGAGGACGCCGCCGCCATCAGGGACGTCCTGCTCGCCGCGTTCCCCACGCCGCAGGAGGCGGGCATCGTCGACGCGCTGCGTGCCGATCCCGAGGCGTGGATCGACGGTCTCTCGCTGGTCGCCACCGCGCCGGACGGCGCGGTGGTGGGGCAGGCGCTGCTCACCCGCTGCCACGTCGACGGCGGGCCCGCCCTCGCGCTCGCGCCCTGCGCGGTGCTCCCCGCCGTCCAGCGCTCCGGCGCCGGCTCCGCGGCCGTCCGCGCCGCCCTCGACGCGGCCGGGGCCAGGGGCGAGAACCTGGTGCTCGTCCTCGGACACCCCGCGTACTACCCGAGGTTCGGCTTCACCCCGGCCTCCGGCTTCGGCATCCGGGCGCCCTTCGAGGTACCGGACGAGGCCATGATGGCCCTGGCCCTCGACGAGAGCCGCCCGGTGCCCGCCGGCACCATCCGGTACCCGGCGGCGTTCGGCGTCTGA